One window of bacterium genomic DNA carries:
- the rpsL gene encoding 30S ribosomal protein S12 gives MPTINQLVREGRQKPRWKTTAPALMGSPQKRGVCVRVYTTTPKKPNSALRKVARVRLTNGIEVTAYIPGEGHNLQEHSVVLVRGGRVKDLPGVRYHMVRGSLDASGVEKRRKSRSKYGAKRPK, from the coding sequence ATGCCAACGATTAACCAACTGGTCCGAGAGGGACGACAAAAGCCGCGGTGGAAGACGACCGCGCCCGCCCTGATGGGATCGCCCCAGAAGCGCGGGGTCTGCGTGCGCGTCTACACGACGACGCCTAAGAAGCCGAACTCGGCCCTCAGAAAGGTCGCGCGCGTGCGCCTCACCAACGGGATCGAGGTCACCGCCTATATCCCGGGCGAAGGGCACAACCTCCAAGAGCACTCGGTCGTGCTCGTGCGCGGGGGGCGTGTCAAGGATCTGCCTGGCGTGCGCTATCACATGGTCCGCGGATCTCTGGACGCCTCCGGCGTCGAGAAGCGCCGCAAGAGCCGGTCCAAGTACGGGGCCAAGAGGCCGAAGTAG
- the rpsG gene encoding 30S ribosomal protein S7: MSRKGPPSRREILPDPKYKDKLVSKLVNKIMLDGKKPAAESVVYHAFNLISEKSKDDPLKIFKEALENIKPLLEVRSRRVGGATYQVPMEVRSERRVSLGLRWLVLFARERGEKSMEEKLAGEILDAQQKRGGSIKKREDVHRMAEANRAFAHYRW; the protein is encoded by the coding sequence ATGTCGAGAAAAGGACCCCCATCCAGACGCGAAATCCTGCCGGATCCCAAGTATAAGGACAAGCTCGTCTCCAAGCTCGTGAACAAGATCATGCTGGACGGCAAGAAGCCGGCGGCGGAATCCGTCGTCTATCATGCCTTCAACTTGATCAGCGAAAAGTCCAAGGACGACCCCCTGAAGATCTTCAAGGAGGCCCTCGAAAACATCAAGCCTCTGCTGGAGGTCCGGTCCCGCCGTGTTGGCGGCGCTACCTACCAGGTGCCCATGGAAGTTCGCTCGGAGCGCAGGGTTTCCCTGGGGTTGCGCTGGCTGGTCCTGTTCGCACGCGAGCGGGGTGAAAAGTCCATGGAAGAGAAGCTGGCGGGCGAGATCCTGGATGCCCAGCAGAAGCGCGGTGGTTCGATCAAGAAACGCGAGGACGTTCACCGGATGGCCGAAGCCAACCGGGCCTTCGCGCATTATCGATGGTAA